The genomic window GCTTATGAACATCACGTCAATAGCTACCTGGTCAAGCCGGTCGACTTCGAGAAGTTCCGCCAGATGGTCAACGATCTGAGCCTTTACTGGGGTGTCTGGAACGTCCTCCCGCCCCGGACCGACGAGTGAGCCTCCTCATGGACTCGCACCCCTTACGCGTACTCCTTGTCGAGGACGACCCGGATCACGCCGAGTTGATCCGACGCCACCTCGTCCGATCCCGGCCCAAGGGCCGCCCCGTGGTCCTCGAACACGTGCCATGCCTCGCCGACGCCCGCCATCGCCTGGCCAGGGCCGACGAGTTGCATGCGCTGCTGCTCGATCTCGTTTTGCCCGACAGCCGCCTCGGCCACACGCTCGAAGCCGTTCTGGAGGCTCGCCCCGAGTTGCCGGTCGTCGTCCTGACCTCGCTCGACGATCTCGACTTCGCCGCCGACGCCCTTCAGCGAGGCGCGCAAGACTTCCTCGTCAAGTCCGAGATCACCGGCGAGATCCTCCTGCGATCGATCCGCTACGCCATCGAACGCAAGGCCGCCCAGCGCCAGCTTCAGGACTACGCCGCCCAGCTCGAACGCCGCAACGAGGAGCTGCGACGCTTCGCCCACCTCATGGCTCACGAGGTCCGCAATCCGCTGAACGTCGTCTCCCTGAACCTCATGCTCGCCCGCCGCGCCTCAGCCGATCCGAAGCGCCTTGCCGACGCCCTCTGCCAGGCCGAAGGCTCGATTAAGAGCCTCGGCGAGCTGGTCGCCGAGCTGCTTCGTTTCGCCGATGCCGAGAACGACGAACGCCGAGGAGACGAGATCGTTCCCATGGAGCGCGTCCTTTCCGACGCCCTGAACGTCCTCCGGGAAACCCTCCGAGAAGGCCGAGCCTCCGTTTCGAACGCCCCGTTGCCTGCGGTCCGTGGCCAGCGGATGCAGCTCGACCACCTGATGCAGAACCTCATCGGCAATGCCGTCAAGTACCGCGGCGATGCCCCCCCCTCCATCCGAGTCGAGGCCGAGCCCTCCACCTCCTCCCCGGGGTTCACCCGCTTTCGCGTCATCGACAACGGCCTCGGCATCAAACCCGAAGACCGCGAACGTGTCTTCGACATGTTCTGCCGCCTCCATCAGCCGACTCGCATCTCTGGAACCGGCATCGGCCTGGCCTTCTGCAAACGCGTCGTCGAGGCCCACGGCGGCCGAATCTGGGTCGAGCCCTCTCCCTTCGGCACCGGCAGCGCCTTCTGTTTCACCCTCCCCACGGCCAACGTCGCCGAGGAGGTCGCCCCACCACCAGCAGGTCGTTAACGCCTCCCCCCG from Tautonia marina includes these protein-coding regions:
- a CDS encoding sensor histidine kinase; translation: MDSHPLRVLLVEDDPDHAELIRRHLVRSRPKGRPVVLEHVPCLADARHRLARADELHALLLDLVLPDSRLGHTLEAVLEARPELPVVVLTSLDDLDFAADALQRGAQDFLVKSEITGEILLRSIRYAIERKAAQRQLQDYAAQLERRNEELRRFAHLMAHEVRNPLNVVSLNLMLARRASADPKRLADALCQAEGSIKSLGELVAELLRFADAENDERRGDEIVPMERVLSDALNVLRETLREGRASVSNAPLPAVRGQRMQLDHLMQNLIGNAVKYRGDAPPSIRVEAEPSTSSPGFTRFRVIDNGLGIKPEDRERVFDMFCRLHQPTRISGTGIGLAFCKRVVEAHGGRIWVEPSPFGTGSAFCFTLPTANVAEEVAPPPAGR